In Rattus rattus isolate New Zealand chromosome 9, Rrattus_CSIRO_v1, whole genome shotgun sequence, a genomic segment contains:
- the Atpaf2 gene encoding ATP synthase mitochondrial F1 complex assembly factor 2 yields MHLTTLCNTSLDNPTQRNKDQLIRAAVKFLDTDTICYRVEEPETLVELQKNEWDPIIEWAEKRYGMEIGSSTSIMGPSIPTQTREVLTSHLASYNMWALQGIEFVVAQLKSMLLTLGLIDLRLTVEQAVLLSRLEEEYQIQKWGNIEWAHDYELQELRARTAAGTLFVHLCSESSTVKHKLLQE; encoded by the exons ATGCACCTG ACCACATTGTGCAATACATCCTTGGACAACCCAACCCAGCGAAACAAAGACCAGTTGATCCGGGCAGCTGTGAAGTTTCTAGACACGGACACCATCTG CTACAGGGTGGAAGAACCAGAGACATTAGTGGAACTTCAAAAGAACGAATGGGATCCCATCATAGAGTGGGCTGAGAAAAG GTATGGAATGGAGATCGGCTCCTCTACCAGCATAATGGGGCCCAGCATCCCTACCCAGACCCGAGAGGTGCTTACTAGCCACTTGGCCTCTTACAACATGTGGGCCCTGCAAG GGATTGAATTTGTAGTGGCCCAGCTCAAGTCCATGTTGTTGACTTTGGGCCTGATTGACTTGCGCCTGACTGTGGAACAAGCTGTGCTGCTGTCACGCCTGGAGGAAGAGTACCAG ATCCAGAAGTGGGGCAACATTGAATGGGCCCATGACTATGAGCTCCAGGAACTGCGGGCTCGCACTGCTGCTGGCACCCTTTTTGTCCACCTCTGCTCGGAAAGCTCTACAGTCAAGCATAAGCTCCTGCAAGAGTGA